The proteins below are encoded in one region of Polynucleobacter sp. AP-Nino-20-G2:
- a CDS encoding CysB family HTH-type transcriptional regulator, translating into MNLHQFRFVREAVRQNFNLTSAAKALFTSQPGVSKAIIELEDELGVEIFRRHGKRIRSLTEPGKRILVSIERILDEVETLKRVGKDFASQDQGSFVIATTHTQARYALPKVLTEFTKRFPKVRVSIQQGSPGQIAELLIHDRADIAIATEGIANTPGVLALPGYQWQHVIMVPLSHPLLNQANITLEEIAKYPLITYDKAFAGRSKIDAAFAQRNLSPDIILEAIDADVIKTYVETGMGVGIVAGLAYDADRDRNLRVIPVGHLFGNNVTHLGVKQGAYLRSFVYTFIELFSPTLTRKIVEQAMNSESETYEI; encoded by the coding sequence ATGAACCTGCACCAATTTCGCTTTGTCCGTGAAGCGGTAAGACAAAACTTCAACCTGACCTCAGCCGCTAAAGCGCTCTTTACTTCCCAGCCAGGAGTGTCGAAGGCCATTATTGAGCTCGAAGACGAATTAGGCGTGGAGATCTTCCGTCGTCATGGCAAACGCATCCGCTCACTCACTGAGCCGGGTAAACGGATTTTGGTTTCCATTGAACGCATCCTGGATGAAGTAGAAACATTGAAGCGCGTTGGCAAAGATTTCGCTAGTCAAGACCAAGGCAGCTTTGTCATTGCTACAACACATACCCAGGCTCGTTATGCACTGCCTAAAGTGCTCACCGAATTTACAAAGCGCTTCCCGAAAGTACGCGTCAGCATCCAGCAAGGCAGCCCCGGACAAATTGCTGAACTATTAATTCATGATCGGGCCGACATTGCGATTGCTACTGAAGGCATTGCCAATACCCCTGGTGTTCTTGCTCTTCCAGGCTACCAATGGCAACACGTCATCATGGTGCCACTCAGCCACCCCCTGCTTAACCAAGCCAATATCACCTTAGAAGAAATCGCCAAGTACCCGCTCATCACCTACGACAAAGCCTTTGCGGGCCGTAGCAAGATCGATGCCGCATTTGCACAGCGCAATTTAAGCCCCGATATTATTTTGGAAGCCATTGATGCTGACGTGATTAAAACCTATGTGGAAACGGGCATGGGTGTAGGAATTGTTGCTGGTTTAGCCTATGACGCTGATCGAGATCGCAATCTGCGAGTGATCCCAGTTGGCCATTTATTTGGCAACAACGTTACCCATCTTGGCGTGAAGCAAGGCGCCTACCTTCGTTCATTCGTTTACACGTTCATAGAGCTGTTCTCGCCAACCTTGACGCGCAAAATCGTTGAACAGGCTATGAATAGCGAATCAGAAACCTACGAAATTTGA
- the lptG gene encoding LPS export ABC transporter permease LptG yields the protein MKYLFPYIFERYLARQIYAAFGFILFALVTLFLFFDILGELGSVKGQYTLPLALLHVVLKAPSRISEIIPIAGLIGSIYVFAMLASQSEFTILRIAGLDIRRGLTTLAKISLPLIVLTLIMSEWLGPYTENLSDQIRMKALGSSYGSQFKTGVWVKDRLRDEDGSGPIRPGVRYVNVGKIEQDNEIKNIRMYEFDDAYRLLSIRSAVSGRFDHSGTWILDDVTETRFKEAKQTDPLNPVYSAQTFTHPIVSLDSEVTPQILSVLLVSPEKMSIFSLGRFISHLRDNKQDAQRHSIAFWKKVIYPFTIFVMLALALPFAYLKVRAGSVGIKVFGGIMLGMSFQLFNSLFSNVGLLGSWPALLTALTPPLIYFILAIVGLRWVSRA from the coding sequence ATGAAATATCTTTTCCCATACATCTTCGAGCGCTATCTCGCACGACAGATTTACGCGGCTTTTGGCTTCATTCTGTTTGCGCTGGTTACATTGTTTTTATTCTTTGACATCCTGGGCGAGCTTGGCTCAGTTAAGGGTCAATACACCTTGCCGCTGGCGCTTCTGCACGTTGTCTTAAAGGCACCAAGCCGCATCTCTGAAATCATTCCAATTGCCGGACTCATTGGCAGTATTTATGTTTTCGCCATGCTAGCTAGCCAATCTGAATTCACCATCTTACGAATTGCCGGTCTAGATATTCGCCGTGGACTAACAACGCTCGCGAAAATTTCACTACCCCTGATTGTTCTCACTTTAATCATGAGCGAGTGGCTTGGACCTTATACAGAAAACCTCTCGGATCAAATTCGAATGAAGGCTCTAGGCTCATCCTATGGCTCTCAATTTAAAACTGGGGTTTGGGTCAAGGATCGTCTACGCGACGAAGATGGCAGCGGCCCAATTCGGCCTGGAGTGCGCTATGTGAATGTAGGCAAGATTGAGCAAGATAACGAGATTAAAAATATTCGGATGTATGAGTTTGATGATGCGTATCGACTGCTCTCGATTCGCAGTGCTGTCTCAGGGCGATTTGATCATTCCGGCACCTGGATTTTGGATGACGTGACCGAGACTCGTTTTAAGGAAGCAAAGCAAACGGACCCACTCAACCCCGTCTACTCTGCGCAAACATTTACTCATCCCATCGTCAGTCTTGATTCAGAAGTGACTCCACAAATTCTGAGCGTACTTCTAGTGAGCCCAGAAAAGATGTCCATCTTTAGTCTTGGTCGCTTCATCTCTCACTTGAGGGATAACAAACAAGATGCGCAACGCCACTCCATTGCATTCTGGAAAAAAGTGATTTATCCCTTCACCATTTTTGTGATGCTAGCCCTGGCCCTGCCATTTGCTTACCTCAAGGTGCGCGCAGGAAGCGTCGGCATTAAAGTTTTTGGTGGAATCATGTTGGGGATGAGTTTTCAGCTGTTTAACTCACTCTTCTCAAATGTAGGGCTTTTGGGCTCATGGCCAGCCCTACTGACCGCACTCACGCCGCCACTGATTTATTTTATTTTGGCAATCGTGGGTCTACGCTGGGTATCTAGAGCTTAA
- the lptF gene encoding LPS export ABC transporter permease LptF, with product MIFHQALRRELSFTTGGVFLVLVTIMITTLVIRILGFAANGAVNPEDALVLIALATLGYMAVLLTVSLFVAVLIVLVRWYKDSEMIVWFASGLSVASLIRPILSFAAPLIIIIALLALFVWPWANRESTLISQRFQQRSDVSMVAAGQFRESAKAERVFFIEELDVDKSEVKNIFSAESKNGRLSVAVASTGFIENGAGGAKDIILNNGRRYEGLPTQPDFRILEFDTYTTTIRSKEILDPAPRDREKTVTELLNASDPSLINANRAELLWRFGLPLMALGLVLIAIPLAYVNPRLGNYTAMFYAVLTYLIYSNLLNLTQNFVAQGKVNVFMGIWPIHVLAFGIAFILIRNRINPSLKWWRRQLPASMVNR from the coding sequence ATGATTTTTCACCAAGCCCTTCGCCGCGAGCTCAGTTTTACGACTGGGGGCGTCTTTTTGGTCTTGGTAACCATCATGATTACCACTCTGGTCATCCGTATTTTGGGCTTTGCTGCCAACGGCGCAGTGAACCCAGAGGATGCCTTGGTGCTGATCGCCTTGGCCACTCTCGGCTATATGGCCGTTTTACTGACTGTCTCCCTCTTTGTGGCCGTCCTTATCGTCTTGGTACGTTGGTACAAGGATTCGGAAATGATTGTTTGGTTTGCCAGTGGACTCAGTGTGGCCAGCCTTATTCGGCCTATTTTGAGCTTTGCCGCCCCACTGATCATCATCATTGCACTGCTTGCTTTATTTGTATGGCCTTGGGCAAATCGCGAGTCTACCTTAATTAGCCAAAGATTCCAGCAACGTAGCGACGTCTCTATGGTCGCTGCCGGGCAATTTCGGGAGTCTGCAAAAGCGGAGCGCGTATTTTTTATTGAAGAGCTCGATGTTGATAAAAGTGAAGTCAAAAACATCTTCTCTGCCGAATCCAAAAATGGGCGATTAAGTGTCGCAGTGGCCTCTACTGGCTTTATCGAAAATGGTGCTGGTGGGGCAAAGGACATCATCCTCAATAACGGTCGTCGCTATGAAGGCTTGCCGACGCAACCAGATTTTCGCATTCTGGAGTTCGACACCTACACAACCACTATCCGCAGCAAAGAAATCTTGGACCCTGCGCCGCGTGATAGGGAAAAGACCGTCACCGAGCTTCTCAATGCCAGCGATCCCTCGTTAATTAACGCCAATCGCGCTGAATTGTTATGGCGCTTTGGTTTGCCCTTAATGGCTTTGGGCTTAGTGCTAATTGCCATCCCGCTCGCCTACGTCAACCCAAGGCTGGGAAATTACACTGCCATGTTCTACGCTGTGTTGACTTATCTAATCTATAGCAATTTATTGAACTTGACGCAAAACTTTGTCGCGCAAGGCAAAGTCAATGTCTTCATGGGAATTTGGCCTATTCATGTACTGGCATTTGGCATAGCCTTCATTCTGATTCGTAATCGTATTAATCCTTCTTTGAAGTGGTGGCGCCGTCAATTGCCCGCCTCTATGGTCAATAGATGA
- a CDS encoding leucyl aminopeptidase encodes MQFSTKIFSQADTNNPKQLKASLVTLLSQSSDCLVLAYSKADLDALGSAKSKTGLLVELDRLLGGSVTHAHLVGDLEAQQASVCVLRAEKSWAGAGIKVKRVLLVCLGDVAVASARSLNSFSKIARAALKQLSGGSIQSALWFIPSFALGHRADFIAEEVRLTIQYAGDQAYRFGVRQPAMKFKAKDKADTFAHLIFAGNDACAKELKAAVAEGVAMVEGMNLAKDLGNLPPNICTPTYLGKAAQGLSKKTALKVEVLGRKQIEALGMGSFLAVAKGSDTPPQFIVMRHQGGKAGEAPIVLVGKGITFDTGGISLKPGEAMDEMKYDMCGAASVIGTMYATALMKLKKNVIGVIPTCENMPSGQATRPGDIVKSMSGQTIEVLNTDAEGRLILCDALTYVERFKPKAVIDVATLTGACIIALGHVHSGLFSEDEGLVNALTKAGHASLDTVWRLPLDAAYHEQLKSNFADVANIGGRPAGSVTAACFLSRFTEKYKWAHLDIAGTAWKSGAAKGSTGRPVPLLVNYLLEQK; translated from the coding sequence ATTCAATTTAGCACCAAGATTTTCTCGCAAGCCGACACCAATAACCCTAAACAGCTTAAGGCAAGCCTGGTTACATTGTTGTCGCAAAGCTCAGATTGCTTAGTTTTAGCCTATTCAAAAGCGGATTTAGATGCCCTGGGCTCTGCAAAATCCAAAACGGGCCTGTTAGTGGAGTTGGACCGATTATTGGGCGGCTCAGTGACGCACGCCCATCTCGTGGGTGATTTGGAGGCCCAGCAAGCTTCGGTTTGTGTTTTGCGTGCTGAAAAGTCCTGGGCTGGCGCTGGCATTAAGGTTAAACGGGTTCTATTGGTCTGTCTGGGCGATGTGGCTGTTGCCAGCGCGCGTAGCTTGAATTCCTTCTCAAAGATTGCACGAGCAGCATTAAAGCAATTAAGTGGCGGATCGATTCAAAGTGCATTGTGGTTTATCCCAAGCTTTGCTTTGGGTCACCGCGCCGACTTCATCGCAGAAGAAGTACGTCTGACTATTCAATACGCGGGCGATCAAGCCTATCGTTTTGGCGTTCGTCAGCCGGCAATGAAATTTAAAGCTAAAGATAAAGCGGATACCTTCGCCCATCTCATTTTCGCGGGCAACGATGCCTGTGCGAAAGAATTAAAGGCTGCGGTTGCAGAAGGTGTGGCGATGGTTGAGGGCATGAATCTCGCCAAAGATTTAGGTAATTTGCCGCCTAACATTTGTACGCCAACCTATTTGGGTAAGGCTGCACAGGGCTTGAGCAAGAAGACTGCACTAAAAGTAGAAGTATTGGGCCGCAAACAAATTGAAGCTTTAGGTATGGGCTCATTTTTAGCTGTTGCCAAAGGTTCAGATACACCACCACAATTTATTGTGATGCGTCATCAAGGCGGTAAGGCTGGCGAAGCGCCAATTGTGTTGGTGGGCAAAGGCATCACCTTTGATACGGGCGGTATTTCATTAAAGCCTGGTGAGGCGATGGATGAGATGAAGTACGACATGTGTGGCGCGGCATCTGTGATTGGCACGATGTATGCAACTGCTTTGATGAAATTAAAAAAGAATGTCATCGGCGTCATCCCTACTTGTGAAAATATGCCTTCGGGTCAAGCAACCCGCCCAGGCGATATCGTCAAGAGCATGTCAGGTCAAACGATTGAGGTTCTCAATACCGATGCAGAAGGTCGTTTGATTTTGTGCGATGCCTTAACTTATGTGGAGCGCTTTAAACCAAAGGCTGTGATTGATGTAGCAACCCTGACTGGTGCTTGCATCATTGCTTTGGGACATGTTCACAGCGGACTTTTTTCTGAGGATGAGGGCTTGGTTAATGCGCTTACTAAAGCGGGCCATGCTTCCTTGGATACCGTGTGGCGTTTGCCATTAGATGCTGCGTATCACGAGCAGCTCAAATCGAATTTTGCTGATGTCGCTAACATTGGCGGTCGCCCTGCAGGCAGTGTCACTGCGGCGTGTTTCCTTTCTCGCTTTACTGAGAAATATAAATGGGCGCATTTGGATATTGCCGGCACTGCGTGGAAGAGTGGTGCAGCTAAAGGATCTACTGGGCGTCCGGTTCCCCTCTTGGTGAACTATTTGCTTGAGCAAAAGTAA
- a CDS encoding DNA polymerase III subunit chi, with protein MARIDFHSNVSDKLEYACRLTRKIWSATLVGEPVRNIVMVGEKAVLKKLDELLWTFSAVDFLPHCFIEDEGAADTPILLTDDFSSPALTQLPHADVMIHLGMRMPKDVAALVARFPRIVEVVTVNDAERLAGRERYKAYRDLGHELHNFDQSKS; from the coding sequence ATGGCCCGTATCGATTTTCATAGCAATGTCAGCGACAAGTTGGAATACGCTTGTCGTTTGACGCGCAAGATTTGGAGCGCGACCCTTGTTGGTGAACCTGTCAGAAATATTGTGATGGTAGGTGAGAAGGCGGTTCTTAAAAAACTCGATGAACTCTTGTGGACATTTAGCGCTGTCGATTTTTTGCCGCATTGTTTTATAGAGGATGAGGGCGCTGCGGATACCCCAATCTTACTGACGGATGATTTTTCATCTCCTGCGCTTACTCAGCTTCCTCATGCTGATGTGATGATTCATTTGGGTATGCGGATGCCCAAAGACGTTGCTGCATTGGTTGCTCGCTTTCCTCGAATTGTGGAAGTGGTGACTGTGAATGATGCGGAACGTTTGGCGGGGCGTGAGCGCTATAAAGCCTATCGGGATTTAGGTCACGAATTGCATAACTTTGATCAATCTAAATCTTGA
- the lgt gene encoding prolipoprotein diacylglyceryl transferase gives MLIHPQFDPAAIRIGSFAIHWYGLMYLLAFAQFLLLGRLRIRAPRYQALGWTYKDLEDLLFAGVLGVVLGGRLGYTLFYMPAYYLAHPLSIFKIWEGGMSFHGGLLGVLLALLWFADRRKVSFFVVSDLVAPLVPFGLAFGRLGNFINGELWGRPTDLPWAMVFPLVDLVPRHPSQIYQFFGEGVCLGILLWLYSSQPRKVGQVSGFFLFGYGICRFLAEFAREPDAFLGLLGLGLSMGQWLSVPMIIFGIYLIVRVNTKNGSYQ, from the coding sequence ATGCTGATACATCCTCAATTTGATCCGGCCGCAATTCGTATTGGCTCCTTTGCGATTCATTGGTACGGCTTAATGTATCTCTTGGCTTTCGCTCAATTTTTATTACTGGGGCGTTTGCGTATTCGTGCGCCACGCTACCAAGCATTAGGCTGGACCTATAAAGATCTTGAGGATTTGTTATTCGCGGGCGTTTTGGGCGTGGTCCTCGGCGGGCGACTTGGGTACACCCTGTTTTATATGCCCGCCTATTACCTGGCGCACCCTTTGAGCATCTTCAAAATTTGGGAAGGCGGAATGTCTTTTCATGGAGGGCTATTGGGAGTTTTATTGGCGCTTCTTTGGTTTGCTGATCGCCGCAAAGTTTCCTTTTTTGTCGTGAGCGATTTGGTTGCACCACTTGTGCCGTTTGGTTTAGCGTTTGGTCGCCTGGGTAACTTTATTAATGGAGAGTTATGGGGTAGGCCTACGGATTTACCTTGGGCGATGGTCTTCCCACTAGTTGATTTAGTTCCGCGTCACCCATCCCAAATCTATCAGTTCTTTGGCGAAGGGGTTTGCTTGGGTATTCTGCTTTGGCTCTATTCGAGTCAGCCTCGTAAAGTAGGGCAGGTTTCTGGCTTCTTCTTGTTTGGTTACGGTATTTGCCGTTTCTTGGCAGAGTTTGCCCGTGAGCCAGATGCTTTCCTGGGCCTTTTGGGGCTCGGGCTTTCAATGGGGCAGTGGCTTTCTGTTCCGATGATTATTTTCGGAATTTACCTTATAGTAAGAGTAAATACGAAAAACGGCTCTTATCAGTAG
- a CDS encoding malonyl-CoA decarboxylase yields the protein MLEKLTKARNLSKANNAIKRLISERGESNALSMADDVVNNYRKLAKDQHVSFFTFLFEKLNPQADAVLKAAQNFVADASARNYIQLQKASESPRQEFFRRLNRASQGTAAVVQMRRDLLQLLDKKPELAAVDFDMRHLLSSWFNPGFLKMHQVDWKSPAEVLEKLIQHEAVHAIDGWDDLRRRLQPDRRCFAFFHPQLPSEPLIFVEVALLPEIPTVITPLVDKKAETVDQVSQYKVAVFYSISNCEPGLRGVSMGNFLIKRVAEQLHAEFPGIKTFVTLSPIPGFMDWVSAGANLGEGVPAERLKPNQKTARDAALAVLKLDSQSWSERLSGGWHPDLASEKEKDALLCLASIYLGLASTGRDGNPVAKFHLGNGAKLHLINWAGDLSRKGLRQSAGLMVNYLYDLGSVEDNHERFANGEIVYSRAVGRLMAP from the coding sequence ATGCTTGAAAAGCTAACCAAAGCTCGCAATTTGTCTAAGGCCAATAACGCAATCAAGCGATTGATATCGGAGCGCGGTGAATCAAATGCCTTGAGCATGGCTGATGACGTGGTGAATAACTATCGCAAATTAGCCAAAGATCAGCATGTCTCTTTCTTCACATTTTTGTTTGAGAAATTGAATCCTCAGGCTGATGCCGTTTTAAAGGCCGCTCAAAATTTCGTAGCGGATGCCAGTGCCCGTAATTACATTCAACTGCAAAAGGCATCTGAATCTCCTCGCCAGGAGTTTTTCCGCCGCCTAAATCGGGCAAGTCAGGGAACCGCAGCAGTAGTGCAAATGCGTCGCGATTTACTGCAGTTGCTCGATAAGAAGCCAGAGTTAGCCGCAGTGGATTTTGATATGCGCCACTTGCTCTCTTCTTGGTTTAATCCAGGCTTTTTGAAGATGCATCAAGTAGATTGGAAGTCTCCTGCTGAGGTGCTTGAGAAGTTGATTCAACATGAGGCAGTGCATGCTATTGATGGCTGGGATGATTTACGTCGTCGCCTTCAGCCTGACCGTCGCTGCTTTGCTTTCTTTCACCCTCAATTGCCGAGCGAACCCCTCATCTTCGTTGAGGTAGCGCTCTTGCCGGAGATTCCAACGGTGATTACACCTTTGGTGGATAAGAAGGCGGAAACCGTTGACCAGGTATCGCAATACAAGGTTGCGGTCTTCTACTCTATTAGTAACTGTGAGCCTGGTCTGCGCGGTGTTTCGATGGGCAACTTTTTAATTAAACGTGTAGCTGAGCAGTTGCATGCGGAATTTCCAGGTATTAAAACTTTTGTGACCCTTTCACCAATTCCTGGTTTTATGGATTGGGTATCTGCAGGTGCCAATTTGGGCGAAGGTGTTCCCGCTGAGCGCTTGAAGCCAAATCAAAAGACTGCGCGCGATGCGGCGTTAGCGGTTCTGAAATTGGACAGTCAATCCTGGTCTGAGCGTTTATCAGGTGGATGGCACCCGGATCTCGCTTCTGAAAAAGAAAAAGACGCATTGCTATGCCTTGCCAGTATTTATTTGGGCCTGGCTTCGACCGGGCGCGATGGTAATCCTGTCGCGAAATTCCATTTGGGTAATGGCGCCAAATTGCACCTGATTAATTGGGCTGGTGATTTATCGCGTAAAGGCTTGCGTCAATCTGCCGGATTGATGGTGAACTATTTATATGACTTGGGTAGCGTGGAAGATAACCATGAGCGCTTTGCAAATGGTGAAATCGTGTATTCAAGAGCGGTAGGGCGCCTCATGGCCCCTTAA
- a CDS encoding tripartite tricarboxylate transporter substrate binding protein, with amino-acid sequence MFKQISIRSAFSLSTLKKALFLICAAPLAVMAQDWPIKPITFVVPFPAGGGTDAFARPLANQLTKQLGKQIIIDNRGGAGGTLGASIAAKAAPDGYSFFVGAAHHAIAPAMYPNLDYDIEKSFVPVAMIASPPQVIVVNPKNVQVKNLKEFIELLKKNPGKFNYASAGNGSSHHLAGEQFKMLTKTFLTHIPYRGAGPAMQDLIAGQVDVEFDGLGSSAAQIKNGSIVALAVASQKRAPGFPNIPTAAEAGLVGYEVSTWYGLFAPKGTPQAIVDKMIVEVQKAINTPELKTIWTNNGSDTPTLSGDAFGKFVAADIKRWGAVAKASGAKLD; translated from the coding sequence ATGTTTAAGCAGATCAGCATTCGTTCCGCATTTTCATTGAGCACTTTAAAGAAGGCGCTCTTTTTAATTTGCGCCGCACCGCTTGCCGTCATGGCTCAAGATTGGCCAATTAAACCTATTACATTCGTCGTTCCATTCCCTGCAGGCGGAGGTACAGATGCTTTCGCTCGCCCCTTGGCAAATCAGTTGACCAAGCAGTTGGGTAAGCAAATCATCATTGATAACCGCGGCGGTGCAGGTGGTACCTTAGGCGCCTCTATCGCAGCTAAGGCCGCACCTGATGGTTATAGTTTCTTCGTAGGCGCGGCGCATCATGCGATCGCACCCGCTATGTACCCTAATTTAGATTACGACATTGAAAAGAGCTTTGTGCCTGTAGCAATGATTGCTAGCCCACCTCAGGTCATTGTTGTTAATCCTAAGAATGTTCAAGTAAAGAACTTGAAAGAATTTATTGAGCTTCTGAAGAAGAATCCAGGCAAGTTCAACTATGCAAGTGCTGGCAATGGCTCATCTCATCATTTGGCTGGCGAACAATTTAAGATGCTCACAAAGACCTTCTTGACGCATATTCCCTACCGTGGCGCCGGCCCTGCAATGCAAGATCTCATCGCGGGACAAGTAGATGTGGAGTTTGATGGTCTTGGATCTTCAGCAGCTCAAATCAAAAATGGCTCGATCGTTGCATTGGCGGTTGCCTCACAGAAGCGTGCCCCAGGTTTTCCAAACATTCCAACTGCGGCTGAAGCTGGCTTAGTGGGCTATGAGGTTTCTACTTGGTACGGTTTGTTTGCTCCTAAAGGCACTCCGCAAGCTATCGTCGACAAGATGATTGTTGAAGTGCAAAAAGCAATCAATACCCCAGAGCTCAAAACAATTTGGACCAACAATGGTTCCGATACACCTACGCTCTCAGGCGATGCGTTTGGCAAGTTTGTAGCTGCGGATATTAAGCGTTGGGGTGCGGTTGCTAAAGCTTCTGGCGCTAAGCTCGATTAA
- a CDS encoding malonyl-CoA synthase — protein MNLYSLLEKGFPKDKQACALETHDGLYYSWGDLERATAKMANLLKSLKLPAGSRVAVQVEKSPEALFLYLATIRAGYVYLPLNTAYQAAEIQYFLENAEPAVVVCSSKNFSWVSKVAFKAGTKHVFTLDEDRKGTLLERAGGQSDKFKTVTVKDDDLAAILYTSGTTGRSKGAMLTHKNLGSNAQVLQKFWGWKKGDVLLHALPIFHVHGLFVAAHGALINGSKMIWLPRLDTAQLIHHMPKSTVMMGVPTFYVRLLADKNFTKDVARNMRLFVSGSAPLLTETFNTFKEVIGQPILERYGMSETVMLVSNPYKGNRVGGSVGLPLPGVKVRVVNENNKPCGVDEIGSIQVKGPNIFKGYWRMPEKTAEEFTKDGWFKTGDVGRWGGDANGGKAPKDYLCIVGRSKDLIISGGYNVYPKEIESFIDDMDGVDESAVIGIPHPDFGEAVMAVVVPKAGAKLDAQAMIATLKTQIANFKIPKRLEIVSDLPRNAMGKVQKNILRQQYTN, from the coding sequence ATGAATTTATATTCACTATTGGAAAAAGGTTTTCCAAAAGATAAACAAGCATGTGCATTAGAAACACATGATGGTCTCTATTACTCTTGGGGCGATCTTGAGCGTGCAACTGCCAAGATGGCAAACCTTTTAAAAAGCCTCAAGCTGCCAGCAGGTTCTCGTGTAGCGGTGCAGGTAGAGAAGTCTCCAGAAGCTCTCTTTCTGTACCTCGCCACGATTCGGGCTGGGTATGTGTATCTGCCCTTAAATACCGCTTACCAAGCAGCGGAAATCCAGTACTTCCTAGAAAACGCAGAGCCTGCGGTAGTGGTGTGCAGCAGCAAAAATTTTTCATGGGTATCCAAGGTCGCGTTTAAGGCGGGCACTAAACATGTGTTCACCTTAGATGAAGATCGCAAGGGTACATTGCTCGAGCGAGCAGGTGGACAAAGCGATAAGTTCAAGACAGTCACTGTTAAGGACGATGATTTAGCGGCGATTCTGTATACCTCTGGAACCACTGGCCGCAGCAAAGGTGCGATGTTGACTCATAAGAACTTGGGAAGCAATGCGCAGGTTCTCCAAAAGTTCTGGGGATGGAAAAAAGGTGATGTTTTATTGCACGCACTTCCAATCTTCCATGTCCATGGTTTATTTGTTGCTGCTCATGGCGCATTGATTAATGGTAGCAAGATGATTTGGCTGCCACGTTTAGATACAGCGCAATTAATTCATCACATGCCAAAGTCGACAGTGATGATGGGTGTACCAACATTCTATGTTCGCCTCTTGGCTGATAAAAACTTCACTAAAGATGTAGCGCGCAATATGCGCTTGTTTGTATCCGGCTCGGCTCCATTGTTGACTGAGACTTTCAACACTTTCAAGGAAGTTATTGGCCAGCCGATTCTTGAGCGCTATGGCATGAGCGAAACAGTGATGTTGGTTTCTAACCCTTACAAAGGTAATCGTGTTGGCGGATCAGTTGGATTGCCATTACCAGGTGTCAAAGTACGGGTGGTTAATGAAAACAACAAGCCTTGTGGTGTTGATGAAATCGGCAGCATTCAGGTTAAGGGCCCGAACATATTCAAGGGGTACTGGCGCATGCCAGAGAAAACTGCCGAAGAATTTACAAAAGACGGCTGGTTTAAAACTGGGGACGTCGGTCGTTGGGGTGGTGATGCCAATGGCGGGAAAGCCCCAAAGGATTACCTCTGTATCGTTGGCCGTAGTAAGGATTTGATTATTTCCGGTGGCTATAACGTTTATCCAAAAGAAATCGAAAGCTTTATTGATGATATGGATGGCGTGGATGAGAGTGCGGTGATTGGTATTCCACATCCTGATTTTGGTGAAGCCGTAATGGCAGTCGTGGTACCAAAAGCGGGTGCCAAGTTGGATGCGCAAGCAATGATTGCAACCTTAAAGACACAGATTGCGAACTTTAAGATTCCTAAGCGCTTAGAAATTGTTTCTGACCTGCCTCGCAATGCGATGGGTAAAGTGCAGAAGAATATTTTGCGTCAGCAATATACCAACTAG
- a CDS encoding sulfite exporter TauE/SafE family protein encodes MSINDIAMLMLCGSISGFLAGLLGIGGGMILVPFMILVFNHLGFNQSVIVHMAIATGMATILFTTTSAIWAHHKHSSIDWKLVAALSPGMVIGGLVGGSEIFEAINTSWLSLCFAIFIVYTSIQMIINKKPSAGRELPGTLGLFSFGAFTGVIASLVGAGGAFITVPFMLWCNVKPHTAMASSSGLGFPIAAAATVGYMYGSWGNPNLPEGSLGFVYVPAVLCIVGVSIFTAPLGAKMARKLDVAQLKRIFGIMLFLLAAFMFNESRKAFGF; translated from the coding sequence ATGTCAATAAACGATATCGCAATGCTCATGCTCTGCGGGAGCATATCCGGCTTTTTAGCTGGACTACTTGGTATTGGCGGAGGGATGATTTTGGTTCCCTTCATGATTCTGGTATTCAATCACCTTGGCTTTAATCAAAGCGTGATAGTGCATATGGCAATTGCTACCGGAATGGCGACCATCCTCTTTACAACCACCTCCGCCATTTGGGCGCACCACAAACACAGCTCCATAGATTGGAAATTAGTGGCTGCTCTTAGTCCGGGGATGGTCATTGGCGGTTTAGTTGGCGGTAGCGAAATTTTTGAGGCCATCAATACCTCCTGGCTCTCACTGTGTTTTGCGATTTTTATCGTTTACACCTCAATCCAAATGATCATCAATAAAAAACCGTCTGCCGGACGAGAGTTACCAGGCACTCTAGGTCTTTTTTCTTTTGGGGCATTTACAGGCGTGATCGCCAGTCTAGTCGGTGCAGGCGGCGCATTTATTACCGTGCCATTCATGCTTTGGTGCAATGTCAAACCACATACCGCTATGGCTAGCTCTTCAGGCTTGGGCTTTCCGATTGCCGCAGCAGCCACGGTTGGCTATATGTATGGCAGTTGGGGAAATCCGAATCTGCCTGAGGGATCATTAGGTTTTGTTTATGTGCCGGCAGTGCTTTGTATTGTGGGCGTCAGCATCTTTACCGCCCCACTGGGAGCAAAGATGGCTAGAAAACTCGATGTAGCTCAGCTCAAGCGCATCTTTGGCATCATGCTGTTTTTGCTTGCGGCCTTCATGTTCAATGAAAGCCGCAAAGCATTCGGCTTCTAG